A part of Magnetospirillum sp. ME-1 genomic DNA contains:
- a CDS encoding class I SAM-dependent methyltransferase has protein sequence MAQIDFIQKLHTRTSRNYVQRVVDFDKADCAAIAKQWGHDYWDGERQYGYGGMRYDGRWRVVAEDMAIHYGLKPGMRVLDVGCGKGFLLYEFTQVVPGIEIAGLDISAYGTEHAKKEVKPFLTLGDARSLPYPDSSFDLVISLGTLHNLPVEGVVQAAREIQRVGRDHRKYIMVESYRDEREKANLLYWQLTCESFHRPESWKWLYDQAGYTGDYGFIYFE, from the coding sequence ATGGCCCAGATCGATTTCATCCAGAAGCTCCATACCCGCACCAGCCGGAACTACGTCCAGCGTGTGGTGGATTTTGACAAGGCCGACTGCGCCGCGATCGCCAAGCAGTGGGGGCACGATTATTGGGACGGGGAACGCCAATACGGCTATGGCGGTATGCGCTATGATGGTCGCTGGCGTGTCGTCGCCGAGGACATGGCCATCCATTACGGCCTGAAGCCGGGCATGCGCGTGCTGGACGTCGGCTGCGGCAAGGGCTTCCTACTCTACGAATTCACCCAGGTGGTTCCCGGTATCGAAATCGCCGGCCTGGATATCTCAGCTTACGGCACCGAGCATGCCAAGAAAGAGGTCAAGCCGTTTCTGACCCTGGGGGATGCCCGCTCCCTGCCCTATCCCGACAGTTCCTTCGATCTGGTGATCAGCCTTGGAACCTTGCACAACCTGCCGGTCGAAGGCGTGGTTCAGGCCGCCCGGGAAATCCAAAGGGTGGGCAGGGACCATCGTAAATACATCATGGTCGAGTCCTACCGCGATGAGCGCGAGAAGGCTAACTTGCTCTATTGGCAGCTCACCTGCGAATCCTTCCATCGCCCCGAATCCTGG